From Neospora caninum Liverpool complete genome, chromosome VIII, a single genomic window includes:
- a CDS encoding putative DNA-directed RNA polymerase II yields MERKIDSHFMGLGPEFRSAKCLNLCELQLILSDQLRLPNTRSAEAQGLLKASYDYSTRFAKLLTRNIIVDLRNNLEREGDLHQFEIAQLVNLLPKSLDEAKALIPTLNRLPAPRLQRILDLLEMFRVHAA; encoded by the exons ATGGAGCGCAAAATCGACTCACATTTCATGGGACTAGGCCCAG AGTTCCGCTCGGCGAAATGTTTGAATTTGTGTGAATTGCAACTGATCCTCAGTGATCAGCTCCGCCTGCCGAACACGCGATCGGCTGAGGCTCAGGG CTTGCTTAAGGCGTCCTACGACTACAGCACGCGGTTCGCGAAGCTCCTGACTCGCAACATTATTGTCGATCTACGAAA TAATctcgagcgagagggagatcTTCACCAGTTCGAGATCGCCCAGCTGGTGAACCTGCTCCCCAAGTCACTAGACGAAGCGAAAGCTCTCATTCCCACTCTCAACCGTTTGCCTGCGCCTCGGCTGCAACGCATTCTCGATCTGCTCGAAATGTTCCGCGTACATGCTGCTTGA